Proteins from one Falco cherrug isolate bFalChe1 chromosome 7, bFalChe1.pri, whole genome shotgun sequence genomic window:
- the PAPLN gene encoding papilin isoform X1, producing the protein MKNLFLLLLLAMMSPSAFSGHKMKRQIDVWGSWGEWGKCSRSCGGGVSFRQRHCYSQRTEGPSSCVGPTRSYRSCNIQSCPEGSRDFRAEQCAEFDGTEFQGKKYKWLPYYGAPNKCELNCIPKGENFYYRHKEAVVDGTTCEPGKRDICVEGVCQAVGCDNMLESPKKEDKCLQCGGDGSTCYGVKGTFDVPSLPKGYNQIFIIPVGATSIRIKEVMPSRNFLAVKNVRGEYYLNGHWTIDFSRALQVASTVMHYDRGSEGDLAPELLHAQGPTTEPLIIELISQEPNPGVQYEYYLPVQGQAAGYSWSYGSWSECSSECGGGFQSRLVFCTIDNEIYPDYMCRGKPQPDNNRTCGHQTCPQTKRTSYIYLPRAWSHSGARSSQMKRWKTGEWGPCSATCGGGTQTRSVYCVAFDGQSSRAVVDDAECMAFAQQPRSSQPCNMRQCASWTPGPWSECSASCGEGVQTRTVTCRTQQGSQAQDFACLMEPKPSATQPCLKENCIQEIGWHVGDWGLCSKSCNSGIRTRQVICADGDSRFYSLETCKAIQPQKPATLGSCNMQPCYLPQQVPSMQDTMGYDVTRQSLLTRYNPNSPATGVLPLDSGDERMFPGSSMIHSTSGNHHTPSTKDRGINLLTVRWESPSRSSGSHQLSSSQHPAAGTGSQDCHQSPHGCCPDGHTLASGPLGRGCPFSTCHQNRYGCCPDGVSAAQGPNNMGCPQNYRDIQVSRNQPAAATLTASQALSQQHPSGECRSSVYGCCFDNVASASGPQGEGCLNRPNYPYPVICLLPSAHGPCTNWTTRWYFVTAVGKCNRFWYGGCHGNKNSFVSEEECIGACHNSVSIGSLEHQPSSGTGTLQRQHAGSHSHTGDTQGQQQPPPRESASHSQEGRAYGASLPTQDRHRQHSWRSEVLPESLARTGVQESQHRGTQQSRLDSLSHLHLRETAVPRQSSSSQQLLPHEGTQWHKAFGAGVSLTEGFEHQAPADLFPAQALHRTILEEAKPSLVTAVVGQNLQLVCKTGMSPFSRVEWVKDGRPVSSDRHTYQSDSSLVISHVKPEDAGTYTCLISDGRTERRQIQLQIIEYQRTVLAEGERGRVLHKENQQHRELSRGRKVVQAAGSSVQQQFTYRLRMDKSEPSVVEANVGERVRLPCTVEASPALTIEWQKDGQPLSSPRHRQQSDGALVISRVSSEDAGFFTCIASNGRDQDQRQVLFRPLGELKITGLLPSITVPEGGTAQLHCAVSGNNVNIRWSRNGVPMRADGHRIHLSQDGSLMISNVQEADEGSYICSAYSSSNSVSASTEVKVLRNRLSTTVNYVADPSRECVDQPHLANCELILQAQLCSNGYYSSFCCASCARYQPQASPPRHRG; encoded by the exons CACCTAATAAGTGTGAGTTAAACTGTATACCCAAGGGAGAAAACTTCTACTATAGGCACAAGGAAGCAGTGGTAGATGGGACTACCTGTGAACCTGGCAAGCGGGACATCTGTGTAGAGGGAGTTTGTCAG GCTGTTGGCTGTGATAACATGCTGGAATCTCCCAAGAAGGAGGACAAGTGCCTGCAGTGTGGAGGAGATGGCAGCACCTGCTATGGTGTGAAGGGTACTTTTGATGTGCCTAGCCTCCCCAAAG gttacAATCAAATCTTCATCATCCCTGTGGGAGCCACAAGCATCCGAATTAAGGAGGTTATGCCCAGCAGGAACTTCCTCG CTGTCAAGAACGTGCGAGGGGAGTATTACCTGAACGGGCACTGGACAATCGACTTCAGCCGAGCACTGCAGGTAGCTAGCACGGTTATGCACTATGACCGTGGCTCAGAGGGTGACCTGGCCCCAGAGCTCCTCCATGCCCAGGGTCCCACCACAGAACCCCTCATCATTGAG CTCATCAGCCAGGAGCCAAACCCAGGGGTACAGTACGAGTACTACCTGCCCGTGCAAGGGCAGGCGGCGGGTTACAGCTGGAGCTATGGTTCCTGGAGCGAGTGCAGCTCCGAGTGCGGAGGAG GTTTCCAGTCTCGCTTGGTGTTTTGTACCATAGACAATGAAATTTATCCAGATTATATGTGTAGGGGTAAACCACAACCAGACAATAACCGGACATGTGGCCATCAGACTTGTCCCCAGACCAAACG GACTTCTTACATCTATCTGCCACGAGCCTGGAGTCACAGTGGAGCACGGAGCTCTCAGATGAAGAG GTGGAAGACAGGGGAGTGGGGACCCTGCTCAGCTACCTGTGGTGGGGGCACCCAGACTCGCTCCGTTTATTGTGTGGCATTTGATGGTCAGAGCTCCCGAGCGGTGGTGGATGACGCTGAGTGCATGGCCTTCGCACAGCAGCCGCGCAGCAGTCAGCCCTGCAACATGAGGCAGTGTGCGAGCTGGACCCCAGGGCCCTGGTCAGAG tgctcagcCAGCTGTGGGGAAGGGGTTCAGACCCGGACAGTCACCTGCAGAACGCAGCAGGGCTCTCAGGCTCAGGACTTCGCTTGCCTAATGGAGCCAAAGCCATcagccacccagccctgccttaAGGAGAACTGCATCCAGGAAATCGGCTGGCATGTTGGAGACTGGGGCCTG TGTTCAAAGAGCTGCAATTCAGGCATTCGGACACGCCAAGTCATCTGTGCTGACGGCGACTCCAGATTCTACAGTCTTGAGACATGCAAAGCCATCCAGCCACAGAAACCAGCCACCCTGGGTAGCTGCAACATGCAGCCCTGCTACCTGCCACAGC AGGTCCCCAGTATGCAGGACACTATGGGATATGATGTCACCCGCCAATCCTTGCTGACACGTTACAACCCAAACAGCCCTGCCACAG GAGTTCTGCCCCTGGATTCTGGTGATGAAAGGATGTTCCCTGGGAGCTCCATGATCCATAGTACCTCTGGGAATCACCACACCCCATCCACCAAGGACCGTGGAATCAACTTGTTGACTGTTCGCTGGGAATCACCGTCACGCTCATCGGGTTCTCATCAGCTCAGCTCCTCTCAGCACCCCGCTGCAGGGACTGGCTCTCAGGACTGTCATCAAAGCCCGCATGGCTGCTGTCCAGACGGGCACACTCTGGCTTCGGGCCCTCTGGGGAGAGGTTGCCCCTTCAGCACCTGCCACCAAAACAG GTATGGATGCTGTCCTGATGGAGTATCGGCTGCCCAGGGTCCAAACAACATGGGATGCCCACAAAATTACCGTGACATTCAAGTGAGCAGAAATCAGCCCGCTGCAGCCACTCTAACA GCAAGCCAAGCCTTGTCCCAGCAGCACCCCTCGGGTGAGTGCCGCAGTTCCGTGTACGGCTGCTGTTTTGACAATGTCGCTTCAGCTTCAGGCCCTCAAGGGGAAGGATGTCTCAATAGGCCCAACTACC CGTATCCTGTCATATGCCTGCTACCCAGTGCCCATGGCCCCTGCACGAACTGGACCACTCGCTGGTACTTCGTCACTGCCGTTGGCAAGTGCAACCGGTTTTGGTATGGTGGCTGTCACGGCAATAAAAACAGCTTTGTCTCAGAGGAGGAGTGCATTGGAGCGTGCCACAATTCTGTGAGCATCGGTTCTCTGGAGCACCAGCCCTCTTCTGGCACAGGAACGCTGCAACGCCAGCACGCTGGCTCCCACTCTCATACAGGGGATACTCAGggtcagcagcagccacccccaAGAGAGTCTGCAAGTCACAGCCAAGAAGGAAGAGCCTACGGGGCTTCACTCCCCACacaagacagacacagacagcacagctggagaagTGAGGTGTTGCCAGAGTCTTTGGCAAGGACTGGTGTGCAGGAGAGCCAGCACCGGGGCACCCAGCAAAGCAGACTGGACAGCCTGAGCCACCTGCACTTGCGGGAAACAGCAGTGCCAAGGCAGAgtagcagcagccagcagttgCTGCCCCATGAAGGCACGCAGTGGCACAAGGCTTTTGGAGCAGGTGTTTCCCTGACGGAGGGATTTGAGCACCAGGCACCTGCAGACTTGTTTCCAGCACAGGCTCTGCACAG AACCATCCTGGAGGAAGCCAAGCCTTCTCTTGTGACAGCAGTCGTGGGACAAAACCTCCAGCTGGTCTGCAAGACAGGCATGTCCCCCTTCTCCAGAGTGGAGTGGGTGAAGGATGGCCGGCCAGTCTCCTCTGACAG GCACACCTACCAGTCTGACAGCTCCTTAGTGATCAGCCACGTCAAGCCCGAGGATGCTGGAACTTACACATGCCTCATTTCTGACGGGAGGACAGAGAGACGACAGATTCAGTTACAGATCATAG aGTATCAGAGAACTGTTCTGGCAGAGGGTGAGAGAGGTCGGGTCCTTCACAAGGAAAATCAGCAGCATCGAGAGCTATCCAGAGGCAGGAAGGTTGTGCAGGCAGCTGGTTCCTCTGTGCAGCAACAATTCACATACAG ATTGAGAATGGATAAGAGTGAGCCCTCAGTAGTGGAGGCCAACGTCGGGGAGAGAGTCAGACTGCCCTGCACAGTGGAAGCATCACCAGCTCTTACCATTGAGTGGCAGAAAGATGGgcagcccctctcctctcccag gcacaggcagcagtcGGATGGGGCCCTGGTGATCAGCCGGGTCAGCTCTGAAGACGCTGGCTTCTTTACCTGCATTGCCTCAAATGGACGTGACCAGGACCAGCGCCAGGTCCTGTTCCGACCTCTGG GAGAGCTGAAGATCACTGGTCTGCTGCCAAGCATCACGGTACCTGAGGGAGGGACTGCTCAGCTTCACTGTGCAGTGTCTGGCAACAACGTGAATATAAGGTGGTCAAG GAATGGAGTCCCCATGCGGGCAGATGGCCACCGCATTCACCTGTCCCAGGATGGAAGCCTGATGATAAGCAACGTTCAGGAGGCTGACGAGGGATCCTACATATGCAGCgcctacagcagcagcaattctgTCAGTGCCAGCACGGAGGTGAAAGTGCTGAGGAACAGGCTGAGCA CTACTGTGAATTACGTCGCTGACCCGAGCAGGGAGTGCGTGGACCAGCCACACCTCGCCAACTGTGAGCTGATCCTGCaggcccagctctgcagcaatgGGTACTACTCCAGCTTCTGCTGCGCCAGCTGCGCTCGGTACCAGCCGCAGGCCAGCCCTCCGCGGCACCGCGGGTGA
- the NUMB gene encoding protein numb homolog isoform X9: MHICEDAVKRLKSSGKKAVKAVLWVSADGLRVVDEKTKDLIVDQTIEKVSFCAPDRNFDRAFSYICRDGTTRRWICHCFMAVKDTGERLSHAVGCAFAACLERKQKREKECGVTATFDASRTTFTREGSFRVTTATEQAEREEIMRQMPDAKAVETEVKTVAPGTAPNNTAPSSGSPTSPTAEVAASMDKEMSNPHAIPRRHAPIEQLARQGSFRGFPALSQKMSPFKRQLSLRINELPSTVQRKTDFPMKNSVPEVEGETDSISALCSQITSAFSTPSEDPFSSAPMTKPVTVVAPQSPAFQVNGTASAFCVLAAKPSQAAVVSTAMPVRETNPWAHASAANTAAAAVVTGTEWSSTSSGAASPSLFQGNHRRTPSEADRWLEEVSKTVRAQQQPAPAPQPLLQPPPAASQSAPAFPVSTFIAPQPVPVGVVPPMQPAFLPAQPYAVANGMSYAAPSVPVVGITPSQMVANVFGTASHTPAAHPHQSPSLVKQQTFPQYESSSATSSPFFNPPAQHNGSAAFNGVEGSKWAAEDKHSQPPAAAPQVDPFEAQWAALESKAKQRTNPSPTNPFSSDLQKTFEIEL; this comes from the exons TCTGGGAAGAAAGCCGTTAAAGCAGTCCTGTGGGTTTCGGCGGATGGACTCAGAGTTGTAGATGAGAAAACAAAG GATCTTATAGTTGATCAGACAATAGAGAAGGTTTCTTTCTGCGCACCAGACAGGAACTTTGACCGGGCATTCTCATACATCTGTCGAGATGGCACAACGAGACGCTGGATATGCCACTGCTTTATGGCTGTGAAGGACACG GGGGAAAGGTTGAGTCATGCCGTGGGCTGTGCATTTGCAGCATGCCTGGAGCGAAAGCAGAAGCGAGAGAAGGAGTGTGGAGTGACTGCCACCTTTGATGCCAGCAGAACCACATTCACTAGAGAGGGGTCATTCAGGGTCACTACAGCTACTGaacaagcagagagagaggaaatTATGAGACAGATGCCGGATGCTAAAG CAGttgaaacagaagtgaaaacagTAGCACCAGGTACTGCACCAAACAATACTGCCCCCTCTTCTGGCTCACCAACCTCTCCTACTGCTGAAGTTGCGGCCTCTATGGATAAAGAAATGAGCAATCCCCACGCTATTCCACGGAGGCATGCCCCTATAGAACAGCTTGCCAGGCAAGGGTCTTTCAGGGGCTTCCCTGCGCTTAGCCAAAAGATGTCTCCTTTTAAACGCCAGTTGTCTTTGCGAATAAATGAGCTGCCTTCAACAGTGCAGAGGAAGACTGATTTCCCCATGAAAAACTCAG tCCCTGAGGTAGAAGGGGAAACGGACAGCATCAGTGCCCTGTGCTCTCAGATCACCAGTGCTTTCAGCACACCATCAGAAGATCCTTTCTCTTCAGCCCCCATGACAAAACCAGTGACGGTGGTTGCACCACAGTCTCCTGCCTTTCAAG TTAATGGCACTGCCTCTGCCTTCTGTGTGCTTGCTGCTAAACCATCCCAAGCTGCTGTAGTGTCCACAGCTATGCCAGTTCGTGAAACCAATCCTTGGGCTCATGCTTCTGCTGCTAAtactgcagctgcagccgtGGTCACTG GCACTGAATGGAGCAGCACCTCctcaggtgcagcctcaccaagTCTCTTCCAAGGAAACCACAGGCGCACTCCCTCGGAGGCAGACCGCTGGCTGGAAGAGGTCTCAAAGACTGTCAGAGCCcaacagcagccagccccagccccacagccactACTACAGCCTCCTCCTGCGGCTTCCCAGTCAGCACCAGCCTTCCCAGTCAGCACCTTCATCGCACCTCAGCCTGTGCCGGTGGGCGTGGTACCACCCATGCAGCCAGCATTTCTTCCAGCTCAGCCCTACGCTGTGGCAAACGGGATGAGCTATGCAGCCCCAAGCGTACCTGTGGTTGGAATCACACCTTCCCAGATGGTAGCCAACGTCTTCGGTACTGCAAGCCACACTCCGGCGGCCCACCCGCATCAGTCACCCAGTCTGGTCAAACAGCAGACGTTCCCTCAGTATGAAAGCAGCAGCGCTACGAGCAGCCCTTTCTTCAATCCACCTGCGCAGCACAACGGCTCTGCGGCTTTCAACGGAGTTGAGGGCAGCAAGTGGGCTGCAGAGGACAAGCATTCGCAGCCTCCCGCAGCTGCTCCACAGGTAGACCCCTTTGAAGCACAGTGGGCAGCGCtggagagcaaagcaaagcagcgCACTAACCCCTCTCCAACTAACCCCTTCTCAAGCGACTTACAGAAGACATTTGAGATTGAACTTTAA
- the PAPLN gene encoding papilin isoform X2: MKNLFLLLLLAMMSPSAFSGHKMKRQIDVWGSWGEWGKCSRSCGGGVSFRQRHCYSQRTEGPSSCVGPTRSYRSCNIQSCPEGSRDFRAEQCAEFDGTEFQGKKYKWLPYYGAPNKCELNCIPKGENFYYRHKEAVVDGTTCEPGKRDICVEGVCQAVGCDNMLESPKKEDKCLQCGGDGSTCYGVKGTFDVPSLPKGYNQIFIIPVGATSIRIKEVMPSRNFLAVKNVRGEYYLNGHWTIDFSRALQVASTVMHYDRGSEGDLAPELLHAQGPTTEPLIIELISQEPNPGVQYEYYLPVQGQAAGYSWSYGSWSECSSECGGGFQSRLVFCTIDNEIYPDYMCRGKPQPDNNRTCGHQTCPQTKRWKTGEWGPCSATCGGGTQTRSVYCVAFDGQSSRAVVDDAECMAFAQQPRSSQPCNMRQCASWTPGPWSECSASCGEGVQTRTVTCRTQQGSQAQDFACLMEPKPSATQPCLKENCIQEIGWHVGDWGLCSKSCNSGIRTRQVICADGDSRFYSLETCKAIQPQKPATLGSCNMQPCYLPQQVPSMQDTMGYDVTRQSLLTRYNPNSPATGVLPLDSGDERMFPGSSMIHSTSGNHHTPSTKDRGINLLTVRWESPSRSSGSHQLSSSQHPAAGTGSQDCHQSPHGCCPDGHTLASGPLGRGCPFSTCHQNRYGCCPDGVSAAQGPNNMGCPQNYRDIQVSRNQPAAATLTASQALSQQHPSGECRSSVYGCCFDNVASASGPQGEGCLNRPNYPYPVICLLPSAHGPCTNWTTRWYFVTAVGKCNRFWYGGCHGNKNSFVSEEECIGACHNSVSIGSLEHQPSSGTGTLQRQHAGSHSHTGDTQGQQQPPPRESASHSQEGRAYGASLPTQDRHRQHSWRSEVLPESLARTGVQESQHRGTQQSRLDSLSHLHLRETAVPRQSSSSQQLLPHEGTQWHKAFGAGVSLTEGFEHQAPADLFPAQALHRTILEEAKPSLVTAVVGQNLQLVCKTGMSPFSRVEWVKDGRPVSSDRHTYQSDSSLVISHVKPEDAGTYTCLISDGRTERRQIQLQIIEYQRTVLAEGERGRVLHKENQQHRELSRGRKVVQAAGSSVQQQFTYRLRMDKSEPSVVEANVGERVRLPCTVEASPALTIEWQKDGQPLSSPRHRQQSDGALVISRVSSEDAGFFTCIASNGRDQDQRQVLFRPLGELKITGLLPSITVPEGGTAQLHCAVSGNNVNIRWSRNGVPMRADGHRIHLSQDGSLMISNVQEADEGSYICSAYSSSNSVSASTEVKVLRNRLSTTVNYVADPSRECVDQPHLANCELILQAQLCSNGYYSSFCCASCARYQPQASPPRHRG; the protein is encoded by the exons CACCTAATAAGTGTGAGTTAAACTGTATACCCAAGGGAGAAAACTTCTACTATAGGCACAAGGAAGCAGTGGTAGATGGGACTACCTGTGAACCTGGCAAGCGGGACATCTGTGTAGAGGGAGTTTGTCAG GCTGTTGGCTGTGATAACATGCTGGAATCTCCCAAGAAGGAGGACAAGTGCCTGCAGTGTGGAGGAGATGGCAGCACCTGCTATGGTGTGAAGGGTACTTTTGATGTGCCTAGCCTCCCCAAAG gttacAATCAAATCTTCATCATCCCTGTGGGAGCCACAAGCATCCGAATTAAGGAGGTTATGCCCAGCAGGAACTTCCTCG CTGTCAAGAACGTGCGAGGGGAGTATTACCTGAACGGGCACTGGACAATCGACTTCAGCCGAGCACTGCAGGTAGCTAGCACGGTTATGCACTATGACCGTGGCTCAGAGGGTGACCTGGCCCCAGAGCTCCTCCATGCCCAGGGTCCCACCACAGAACCCCTCATCATTGAG CTCATCAGCCAGGAGCCAAACCCAGGGGTACAGTACGAGTACTACCTGCCCGTGCAAGGGCAGGCGGCGGGTTACAGCTGGAGCTATGGTTCCTGGAGCGAGTGCAGCTCCGAGTGCGGAGGAG GTTTCCAGTCTCGCTTGGTGTTTTGTACCATAGACAATGAAATTTATCCAGATTATATGTGTAGGGGTAAACCACAACCAGACAATAACCGGACATGTGGCCATCAGACTTGTCCCCAGACCAAACG GTGGAAGACAGGGGAGTGGGGACCCTGCTCAGCTACCTGTGGTGGGGGCACCCAGACTCGCTCCGTTTATTGTGTGGCATTTGATGGTCAGAGCTCCCGAGCGGTGGTGGATGACGCTGAGTGCATGGCCTTCGCACAGCAGCCGCGCAGCAGTCAGCCCTGCAACATGAGGCAGTGTGCGAGCTGGACCCCAGGGCCCTGGTCAGAG tgctcagcCAGCTGTGGGGAAGGGGTTCAGACCCGGACAGTCACCTGCAGAACGCAGCAGGGCTCTCAGGCTCAGGACTTCGCTTGCCTAATGGAGCCAAAGCCATcagccacccagccctgccttaAGGAGAACTGCATCCAGGAAATCGGCTGGCATGTTGGAGACTGGGGCCTG TGTTCAAAGAGCTGCAATTCAGGCATTCGGACACGCCAAGTCATCTGTGCTGACGGCGACTCCAGATTCTACAGTCTTGAGACATGCAAAGCCATCCAGCCACAGAAACCAGCCACCCTGGGTAGCTGCAACATGCAGCCCTGCTACCTGCCACAGC AGGTCCCCAGTATGCAGGACACTATGGGATATGATGTCACCCGCCAATCCTTGCTGACACGTTACAACCCAAACAGCCCTGCCACAG GAGTTCTGCCCCTGGATTCTGGTGATGAAAGGATGTTCCCTGGGAGCTCCATGATCCATAGTACCTCTGGGAATCACCACACCCCATCCACCAAGGACCGTGGAATCAACTTGTTGACTGTTCGCTGGGAATCACCGTCACGCTCATCGGGTTCTCATCAGCTCAGCTCCTCTCAGCACCCCGCTGCAGGGACTGGCTCTCAGGACTGTCATCAAAGCCCGCATGGCTGCTGTCCAGACGGGCACACTCTGGCTTCGGGCCCTCTGGGGAGAGGTTGCCCCTTCAGCACCTGCCACCAAAACAG GTATGGATGCTGTCCTGATGGAGTATCGGCTGCCCAGGGTCCAAACAACATGGGATGCCCACAAAATTACCGTGACATTCAAGTGAGCAGAAATCAGCCCGCTGCAGCCACTCTAACA GCAAGCCAAGCCTTGTCCCAGCAGCACCCCTCGGGTGAGTGCCGCAGTTCCGTGTACGGCTGCTGTTTTGACAATGTCGCTTCAGCTTCAGGCCCTCAAGGGGAAGGATGTCTCAATAGGCCCAACTACC CGTATCCTGTCATATGCCTGCTACCCAGTGCCCATGGCCCCTGCACGAACTGGACCACTCGCTGGTACTTCGTCACTGCCGTTGGCAAGTGCAACCGGTTTTGGTATGGTGGCTGTCACGGCAATAAAAACAGCTTTGTCTCAGAGGAGGAGTGCATTGGAGCGTGCCACAATTCTGTGAGCATCGGTTCTCTGGAGCACCAGCCCTCTTCTGGCACAGGAACGCTGCAACGCCAGCACGCTGGCTCCCACTCTCATACAGGGGATACTCAGggtcagcagcagccacccccaAGAGAGTCTGCAAGTCACAGCCAAGAAGGAAGAGCCTACGGGGCTTCACTCCCCACacaagacagacacagacagcacagctggagaagTGAGGTGTTGCCAGAGTCTTTGGCAAGGACTGGTGTGCAGGAGAGCCAGCACCGGGGCACCCAGCAAAGCAGACTGGACAGCCTGAGCCACCTGCACTTGCGGGAAACAGCAGTGCCAAGGCAGAgtagcagcagccagcagttgCTGCCCCATGAAGGCACGCAGTGGCACAAGGCTTTTGGAGCAGGTGTTTCCCTGACGGAGGGATTTGAGCACCAGGCACCTGCAGACTTGTTTCCAGCACAGGCTCTGCACAG AACCATCCTGGAGGAAGCCAAGCCTTCTCTTGTGACAGCAGTCGTGGGACAAAACCTCCAGCTGGTCTGCAAGACAGGCATGTCCCCCTTCTCCAGAGTGGAGTGGGTGAAGGATGGCCGGCCAGTCTCCTCTGACAG GCACACCTACCAGTCTGACAGCTCCTTAGTGATCAGCCACGTCAAGCCCGAGGATGCTGGAACTTACACATGCCTCATTTCTGACGGGAGGACAGAGAGACGACAGATTCAGTTACAGATCATAG aGTATCAGAGAACTGTTCTGGCAGAGGGTGAGAGAGGTCGGGTCCTTCACAAGGAAAATCAGCAGCATCGAGAGCTATCCAGAGGCAGGAAGGTTGTGCAGGCAGCTGGTTCCTCTGTGCAGCAACAATTCACATACAG ATTGAGAATGGATAAGAGTGAGCCCTCAGTAGTGGAGGCCAACGTCGGGGAGAGAGTCAGACTGCCCTGCACAGTGGAAGCATCACCAGCTCTTACCATTGAGTGGCAGAAAGATGGgcagcccctctcctctcccag gcacaggcagcagtcGGATGGGGCCCTGGTGATCAGCCGGGTCAGCTCTGAAGACGCTGGCTTCTTTACCTGCATTGCCTCAAATGGACGTGACCAGGACCAGCGCCAGGTCCTGTTCCGACCTCTGG GAGAGCTGAAGATCACTGGTCTGCTGCCAAGCATCACGGTACCTGAGGGAGGGACTGCTCAGCTTCACTGTGCAGTGTCTGGCAACAACGTGAATATAAGGTGGTCAAG GAATGGAGTCCCCATGCGGGCAGATGGCCACCGCATTCACCTGTCCCAGGATGGAAGCCTGATGATAAGCAACGTTCAGGAGGCTGACGAGGGATCCTACATATGCAGCgcctacagcagcagcaattctgTCAGTGCCAGCACGGAGGTGAAAGTGCTGAGGAACAGGCTGAGCA CTACTGTGAATTACGTCGCTGACCCGAGCAGGGAGTGCGTGGACCAGCCACACCTCGCCAACTGTGAGCTGATCCTGCaggcccagctctgcagcaatgGGTACTACTCCAGCTTCTGCTGCGCCAGCTGCGCTCGGTACCAGCCGCAGGCCAGCCCTCCGCGGCACCGCGGGTGA